One region of Streptomyces davaonensis JCM 4913 genomic DNA includes:
- a CDS encoding class I SAM-dependent methyltransferase, with product MRALITSKAARRALRPVVQLIDQRIEREVRRHIEITSKDTLQKELRTLRNRQRPLELFFDGTGRGASRLPSAPHLSRTITELVDTTSVEREAAERNVAQAFRLLIAMEALGVGRIAGGTMNIVGKLSAVPLLDPPTDEVLEIGTLYGMFSAALIRMLERAGRAPSLTIVDPLAGTQLQPGATMGNDASGTPVNLAAVRTNLGLAGPAGAAARIQQGFSEDPEVRAKVADRPYGVVIVDGDHSAAGVAADLEWAEQIVAPGGIVVLDDFGHPKWPGIKEAFEKHMTTDTRFKFLGQVAHSGYLRANSD from the coding sequence ATGCGAGCGTTAATCACCAGCAAGGCCGCCAGGCGCGCCCTGAGGCCGGTAGTGCAACTGATCGACCAGCGCATCGAACGCGAGGTGCGCCGGCACATCGAGATCACCTCGAAGGACACCCTCCAGAAGGAGTTGCGCACCCTGCGCAACCGTCAGCGCCCTCTGGAGCTCTTCTTCGACGGCACCGGCCGCGGCGCGTCCCGGCTGCCCTCGGCACCCCATCTCAGCCGCACCATCACGGAGTTGGTGGACACCACCAGCGTCGAGCGGGAGGCCGCCGAGCGCAATGTCGCCCAGGCCTTCCGGCTGCTGATCGCGATGGAGGCGCTCGGCGTCGGCCGGATCGCGGGCGGCACGATGAACATCGTCGGCAAGCTGTCCGCCGTACCGCTGCTCGATCCGCCGACCGACGAGGTCCTGGAGATCGGCACCCTGTACGGGATGTTCAGCGCGGCGCTCATCCGGATGCTGGAGCGCGCCGGACGGGCGCCGAGCCTGACCATCGTCGACCCGCTCGCCGGCACCCAGCTCCAGCCCGGCGCCACCATGGGCAACGACGCCTCCGGGACGCCCGTCAACCTCGCCGCCGTCCGCACCAATCTGGGCCTGGCCGGTCCGGCGGGTGCCGCCGCCCGGATCCAGCAGGGTTTCAGTGAGGACCCCGAGGTCCGGGCCAAGGTCGCCGATCGCCCCTACGGCGTCGTCATCGTCGACGGCGACCACTCCGCGGCCGGCGTCGCCGCCGACCTGGAGTGGGCCGAACAGATCGTCGCCCCGGGCGGGATCGTCGTACTCGACGACTTCGGGCATCCGAAGTGGCCCGGGATCAAGGAGGCGTTCGAGAAGCACATGACCACGGACACCCGGTTCAAGTTCCTGGGGCAGGTGGCCCACTCCGGGTATCTGCGCGCCAACTCAGACTGA